The following coding sequences lie in one Saccopteryx bilineata isolate mSacBil1 chromosome 5, mSacBil1_pri_phased_curated, whole genome shotgun sequence genomic window:
- the LAMTOR3 gene encoding ragulator complex protein LAMTOR3, with protein sequence MADDLKRFLYKKLPSVEGLHAIVVSDRDGVPVIKVANDNAPEHALRPGFLSTFALATDQGSKLGLSKNKSIICYYNTYQVVQFNRLPLVVSFIASSNANTGLIVSLEKELAPLFEELRQVVEVS encoded by the exons ATGGCGGAT GACCTCAAGAGATTCCTATATAAAAAGTTACCAAG tGTTGAAGGGCTCCATGCTATTGTTGTGTCAGACAGAGATGGAGTCCCTGTTATTAAAG TGGCCAATGATAATGCTCCAGAGCATGCTTTGAGACCTGGTTTCTTATCTACCTTTGCCCTTGCAACAGACCAAGGGAGTAAACTTggactttcaaaaaataaaagtatcatcTGTTACTATAATACTTACCAG GTGGTTCAATTTAATCGTTTACCTTTGGTGGTGAGTTTCATAGCCAGCAGCAATGCTAATACAG gACTAATTGTCAGCCTAGAAAAGGAACTGGCTCCATTATTTGAAGAACTGAGACAAGTTGTAGAAGTTTCTTAA